One stretch of Arachis hypogaea cultivar Tifrunner chromosome 20, arahy.Tifrunner.gnm2.J5K5, whole genome shotgun sequence DNA includes these proteins:
- the LOC112785906 gene encoding cell division cycle protein 48 homolog, which produces MPNRLSTYFLEAYRPVRKGDLFLVHGGMRSVEFKVIETDPGEYCVVAPDTEIFCEGEPLKREDEERLDVVGYDDVGRVRKQMAQICELVELPLRHPQLFKSIGVKPPKGILLYGPPGSGKTLIARAVANETGAFFFCINGPEIMSKLAGESESNLRKAFEEAEKNAPSIIFIDEIDSIAPKREKTHGEVERRIVSQLLTLMDGLKSRAHVIVIGATNRPNIIDPALRRFGRFDREIDIGVPDEVGQLKVLRIHTKNMKLSDDVVHAMLWLWL; this is translated from the exons ATGCCAAACAGACTTAGTA CTTACTTCTTGGAAGCTTATCGTCCTGTCAGAAAAGGAGATCTATTTCTTGTCCATGGAGGGATGAGAAGTGTGGAGTTTAAGGTCATTGAAACTGATCCTGGGGAGTACTGTGTGGTTGCTCCAGATACTGAAATCTTCTGTGAGGGGGAGCCTTTGAAAAGAGAGGATGAAGAGAGGCTGGATGTAGTTGGATATGATGACGTGGGTAGAGTCAGGAAACAAATGGCACAAATTTGTGAGTTGGTAGAGCTTCCCTTGAGGCATCCACAACTCTTTAAGTCGATTGGTGTGAAACCACCCAAAGGTATTCTACTTTATGGACCCCCTGGTTCCGGGAAGACACTGATAGCAAGAGCTGTTGCTAATGAAACGGGAGCTTTCTTCTTTTGTATAAATGGACCGGAGATTATGTCCAAACTGGCAGGAGAGAGTGAAAGCAATCTGAGGAAAGCATTTGAAGAGGCTGAAAAGAATGCACCATCCATCATCTTCATTGATGAAATTGATTCTATTGCACCCAAGAGGGAGAAGACACATGGTGAAGTTGAAAGGAGGATTGTTTCACAGCTTTTGACTCTTATGGATGGATTGAAATCTCGTGCTCATGTTATCGTTATTGGAGCTACAAATCGCCCAAATATCATTGACCCAGCATTGAGAAGGTTCGGTAGATTTGATAGGGAAATTGATATTGGTGTTCCTGATGAAGTTGGCCAACTTAAAGTTCTTCGTATACACACTAAAAACATGAAGCTCTCTGATGAT GTTGTGCATGCCATGCTGTGGCTCTGGTTGTAG